A region of the Penicillium psychrofluorescens genome assembly, chromosome: 6 genome:
AGATCTGTCCGGCCGTTCTACCCACGAGTATCTGGAGTCACATAGCATGCCCAGCGCCTGGACACGTGCCACGATCCTGGTTCGGTGCAACGCGAACCTACGCGGTCATTCAGCGATGTGTTTCAACGTTCTTGAGGCTATGCTGCAGCTACTTCTTCATGATATAATACCGGTCGTACCCCTCCGGGGCTCAGTCTCTGCATCTGGCGATCTAATGCCCCTATCTTATATCGCTGGCGCAATTCAAGGGAGCCCCGATGTCTTTGTCCGCGTGGGTAAGTCGGAGGACGGCTCGTTGAAAGTGATCTCAGCAGAGGAAGCTTTAAACAACGCATCTCTCGAACCCATCGTTCTGGGTCCGAAGGAGGGCCTATCTTTGATCAACGGAACGTCTGCCGCCACAGCTGTTGCTGCTTTGGGCCAGTATGAGGCCAATCAGCTGGCTGTTGTGGCGCAATTACTCACGGCACTCACTTCCGAGGTGCTATATGCAAACGTCGAATGGGCACACCCGTTTATTGCCGTCGTGCGTCCTCATCCAGGTCAAATTGAAACTGCGCAAAATATTCGCACCTTCCTACGCGATTCGAAGCTCACCTACGGACTCGAAGAGCTTAAGGATCGCCTACAACATGGCCTAGCCCAGGAGCGCTATGCCACTCGGAGCTCCCCACAATGGCTTGCCCCCCAGCTAGAGGATCTACTATCTGCGGAGCAGCAGTTGGTCACGGACCTCAATTCCACAACTGATAACCCGGTGGTAAATGTGAATGACAACGATATCCACTGTGGAGCAAATTTCCAAGGGGCATCGGTGACCTCCgcgacggagaagatccgGCTAGCCCTGCAGTCGATTGGGAAGATGCTATTCGCGCAGACCAGCGAGATGATTAATCCCGACCTGAGTAACGGGCTACCCCCAAATCTATCAGCTGATGACCCTAGCTCATCTTTCTGCCTGAAGGGCATCGACATCAACACGGCCGCATACGTTTCCGAGTTGGGCTTTCTCGCAAACCCCGTCAGCAACCATGTCCAGGCTGCCGAGATGCATAACCAATCTATCAACTCGCTAGGGTTTCTGTCTGCACGCCAGACCCTGGCTGCTGTGGAGGTCTTGTCTCTTATCACAGCCAATTCCCTGTACACGGGATGCCAGGGCGTTGATCTGCGCGTTCTACATCGAACCTTCCTGGATGGCATCCTGGAACCCTCCCGAGAAATTGCGCTCCGCTGTGTCCAGAGCCCCAACCACCTCGACCAATTTTTCAATGTATTCTGGTCCCTTGTTCAGGGTCGTTGGTATGAACTAGCAGCACTTGATGCAGCTGACCGCTGCGACGGTGTTTCCGAGTG
Encoded here:
- a CDS encoding uncharacterized protein (ID:PFLUO_009617-T1.cds;~source:funannotate), yielding MLFYQLMRNSGVNTGFGGSAGTRTKDLLGLQRALMQLVQSAVLTSEDLSGRSTHEYLESHSMPSAWTRATILVRCNANLRGHSAMCFNVLEAMLQLLLHDIIPVVPLRGSVSASGDLMPLSYIAGAIQGSPDVFVRVGKSEDGSLKVISAEEALNNASLEPIVLGPKEGLSLINGTSAATAVAALGQYEANQLAVVAQLLTALTSEVLYANVEWAHPFIAVVRPHPGQIETAQNIRTFLRDSKLTYGLEELKDRLQHGLAQERYATRSSPQWLAPQLEDLLSAEQQLVTDLNSTTDNPVVNVNDNDIHCGANFQGASVTSATEKIRLALQSIGKMLFAQTSEMINPDLSNGLPPNLSADDPSSSFCLKGIDINTAAYVSELGFLANPVSNHVQAAEMHNQSINSLGFLSARQTLAAVEVLSLITANSLYTGCQGVDLRVLHRTFLDGILEPSREIALRCVQSPNHLDQFFNVFWSLVQGRWYELAALDAADRCDGVSECIIIAVVRCPDLTTNLAIPQMAALSREYSEFLLESYTTHRDAFFLSPSTAEYLGRGTKAIYCFVRQQLGVPMHQGLIEHPVAGDPSKNMFNGRYKKTIGSWVSMIYETLRDGSLYAEVFRFLEQARIGEEKQGLCREQ